ggacagagaagcctggcagactacagtccatggggtcacaaagtgtcagacacgactgagtgcaggAGAGAGCTGCATAGCTCAAGTACTAAGTTTTTATACTGGAGCTGGAATTGTAGGTATTCAGGATGTTTATTTTGAGTCTCTCCTACTATTTAAATGCTCTGATGGACAGTTTCTCTTGTTCCCCACTCTATTCCCATCCTCTTACAGAATGTTTGGTGCAGACAATTGTTCAATAAATCATTTCttgaacagaaattttaaaatgtttcaaatattttacatttgttaattaaaaagcagagaatgaaGGAAATTGTTATTTATATAATGAACTTATCTCATTTGACCAACAGAAATCTTCAAAATTTCCATGGGGATAAATGAAAGGGGCCTTTAGGACTGAGATCCAGTTTTGGAGGGAAGAGGGAATAATATACATGGAAATGCCATCTTGTGGTTCCTAGTGAAATTGTTAGGACAAAGGTATCACACAGgcaaaaattcattcattcactcagtgaggttttgtgtgtgtgggtgtgagcTAGTTTTGGGTAGAATAGTCAGCAATTATTTTATGCTTTCATGAATTTATATTCAAGTCAGAGGAATAAATAACaagtaagtattttaaataattacacTTTGGGCTAAgatacatagaaaataaaatgtgttgaaagaaaataataagggGAAGAATCTAGTTAAGATACACAGGTTAAAAAATAACTCACTGATAAGGTGGTATTAGTTGAACTACAGAGTGATGAGAAGTAGAAAGTTCTAGAAGCAAACCATGTGGAGAACTGGTATGATTAAAAGCAAAGCCTTAAGAGCAGTAAGAAGTGGATATGTGTGGAAGTAAAAGACTAGAATGGTAGAAGGTGAAGCAAGAGAGAAagatgtagaaaaaaatttatacTCCTGAGCAAGAATAGGAAATGAATCATTCATTAATGCAACAGTATGAATGAATCTGAAAAGCTTTATACTGAGTGGGACACCAAACTAAAGTTTtagtgagaggaaaaaaataacaaaactcaaGTTTTAGTGAGAGAAAGAACTCAGATCAGGATTTACCTGCTTGGGAAGAGGGGAGTGTTTAACTAAAAGACACAGCAAAAATCTTTATGAAGTGATGGGGATTTTCTATATCCTAATTGGGCAGGTCACCACACAGACATTTACATGTGTCAGAACTCATTAAACTATGTATTaagatattcccattttactgtcTCAAGTTATATAgccataaaatgatttttaaaagaaaaaggaagagactcACAACTATTAACTGATTTCCTGATAGAGGGATCAAAATTCTAGGCAACTCTAAAATTTGGTCCTTCAGAACACCcaggctaccctggtggctcagacggtaaagcgtctgcctgcaattcgggcgacctcggttcgattcctgggtcgggaaaatcccctggagaaagaaatggcaatccactccagcactcttgcctggaaaatcccatggatgaaggagcctgataggctacagtccatggggtcgcaaagagtcggacccgactgagcaacttcactttttttaCTTTCAGAACACCTATTTATTTCTGGAGGCACTTTTAGGCTCCAATAGCTGTTTTCTTTTCGGAAAAGCAAACATACTCCTGATTTCTCTTTAAACACCTTCATctgatgttgatttttttttttttaacattggcTTTAGAAACATGAGCGCCTGAATTTTCGAATCTTCTTCACCACTGACTGTGACAAGAAAGAGGTGAGTaagaatacaaatataaatgTGATACACGCTTATATTaccttgactgtggtgatggtatcatgcatgtatgcatatgcCCAAATTCATCAAAATGTAAGCATTAAATATGTgattaaatatatgaaattaatcaaataaaattaaattttattaaaatgaaaattggaaaatgtaagtgttcattccaatccctaagaaaggcaatgccaaagaattttcaaactacctcacaattgcactcatcttactgctgctgctgctgctaagtcgcttcagtcgtgtccaactctgtgcgaccccatagatggcagcccaccaggttcccccatccctgggattctccaggtaagaacactggagtgggttgccatttccttctccaatgcatgaaagtgaaaagtgaaagtgaagtcgctcagtcgtgtccaactcttagcgaccccatggactgcagcctaccaggctcctccatccatgggattttccaggcaagagtactggagtggggtgccattgccttctccggcactcatcttacatgctagcaaagtaatgctcaaaattctccaagccaggcttcaacagtatgtgaattgtgaacttccagatgttcaagctggatttagaaaaggcagaggaatcagagatcaaattgccaacatctgttggatcattgaaaaagcaagagagttccacaaaaacatctacttctgcttcatcaactacaccaaaacatttatttgactgtgactgtgtggatcacaacaaactgtggaaaattcttagagagatgggaatatcagaccacctgacctgccttctaagaaatctgtatgcaggtcaagaaggaacaattagaactggacatggaacaacagactggttccaaattgggtaaggagtacatcaaggctgtatactgtcaccctgcttatttaacttatatgcagagtgaaagaaagtgaaagtgaagtcgcttgtcgtgtccgactctttgcgaccccatggactgtagcctaccaggctcctccctccatgggattctccaggcaacagtactggagtgggttgccatttccttctacaggggatcttctcaacccagggatcgaacccaggtctcctgaattccaggcagacactttaacctctgagcctatatgcagagtacatcaagcagaatgctaggctagatgaagcacaagctggaatcaagattgctgggagaactatcaataacttcagatatgcagatgccaccacccttatggcagaaagcaaagaagatctaaagagcctcttgatgaaagtgaaagaggagagtgaaaaagttggcttaaaactcaacattcagaaaactaagatcataacacccagtcccatcacttcatgggaaatagatggggaaacaatggaaaagtgagagactttatttaggggggggctccaaaatcactgcagatgttgactgcagccatgagattaaaagattcctactccttggaagaaaagctatgaccaacctagacagcatattaaaaagcagagacattactttaccaacaaacgtccatttagtcaaagttatggtttttccagtaggcaggtatggatgtgagagttggactataaagaaagctgagtgctgaataattgatgcttttgaactgtggtgttggagaagactctggagagtcccttggacagcaaggagatccaaccagtccatcttaaaggaaatcagtcctgaatcttcattaaaaggactgacgttgaggctgaagctccaattctttggccacctgatgtgaaaaactgactcattggaaacgaccctgatgctaggaaagattgaaggcaggaggagaaggggagacagaggatgagatggttggatgacattactgactagatggacatgagtttgagtaatctccgggcattggtgatggacaggagagcctggtgtgctgcagtccgtggggtcacaaagagttggacactgagcaactgaactgaacttaaatatgtacaactatttttatgttacatatacttcaatacagacttccctggtggctcagatggtaaagagtctgcttacagtacaggagacccgggttcaatctctggatcaggaagatcccctggaaaaggaaatggcaacccactctagtattcttgactggagaattccatggacagaggagcctggcaggctacagcccatggagttgcaaagatgtggacatgactgaatgagttTCACTTCACTATAACtcagtaaatttgaaaaaaaaaattgtgacatCCTGGAAAACTTTATGCATTTATATCATCAATGCCTTAACAGTAGGGACCTTGGGGTGGTTAAAACCCTATGCTTTGAGTTGGGAGTCTTTTCTACAACATCCTTGAATAACCCTGTCCCTGATCTGTTTGGTTCTAACTCCATAGATGATGGGGTTGAACATGGGAGGTACCAGGAGATAGAGAATAGCAAACATGACATGTACTACTCGGGGCACATGATGTCCAAAGCGATGGGTGAGAAAAGTAAAGAGGGCTGGGATATAAAGAGCCAAGATGACACAGATATGGGAAGCACATGTGCCAAAAGCCTTGAGCCGGGCTTTACCTGAGGGTAACCCCAGAACAGTTCTCAAAATTATTACATAGGATACACTGATGACGATAATGTCAAAGCCAACTACAGAGAAGGCCACAAAAAGTCCATATGCACGATTTACTCTAGTGTCAGCACACACCAACTTCAGCACAGCCATGTGCTCACAGTATGACTGGGGGATTATCCGACTGGGGCAGAAGGGCATCCTGGACACCAAGAAGCAGAAAGGACTCACCCATAGCAGCCCTCTCATCATCACACCTCCCCCCAGTTTACCTACAACAGATGGGGTCAGGATACTAGAGTGATGCAGTGGGGAGCAGACAGCCACATAACGGTCCAAGGCCATAGCCATGAGCAATCCGGACTCCACCGAAGAAAAAGCATGGATAAAGAACAACTGGATGAGGCAGGCATGGTATTCAATCTCATGATCGTGAAACCAGAATATGGCCAGCATTTTAGGTTGTGTGGAAATGGAGAGGACCAGGTCAGTGATAGCCAGCATGGCCAGAAAGAGGTACATGGGCTCATGCAAGGTGGGATCGGTTCGGATTACATGAAGGAGAGTGATATTGCCGACTAGAGCCACAACATACATGGCACAGAATGGAAAGGCAACCCCAAACTGGGAATTCTCCAATCCTGGGATCCCAAGCAGGATGAAGGACACAGGATGAGAAGAGCTATTCCGTGAAGTCAACATCATAGGATGGTTAATGTTTCTCCATTGGAAAGGTGATCTAGTCTCTGCAGGTGATAGCATTAaagtaaattattattattatttataatcctTTGGATGGAAGAACTGGGCTTAATGGTAAGCTACAATGAATTcaactattttaataaatataattttgcaATATAATACATTGctaactttcattttatttcatatttatgtcCTTGAAAATAGGGTCAGAACATGCTTGTTCCAAgtacaatattttataaattttgaaaGTAGAATCTGCTGAAGGTAAACAATCTTGGAAAATAATGTCATAGTAATTCTTTCCCTCTGTTCGATTTATAACCAACAACCAATTCACTTAACCTTTCTCATAGATCCCTCCAtcacacttgggaagccctgcctCAGGGAAGCAGTTGATTCACTACACCACACCAATGAACCCATTCCTGGGGATCCAGGCTCTGGATGTGGGGAGCAGTGATCTGCCCTTGCCCTTCCCACTGGAAAAGGGCTCCTGCTTCTTCAAGGGGGACAAGTATGCAGGCGACAACTATGCGGAGGACCCCACCATCTCCCTGCTGTTAGGTTTTAGACTCCCAAAGCTAAGGACCCTAGCATCTCCTTAGGCCCCCAGAAGGGAGGTTGGCCTGTACTTTCCCTCTGACCTCTCCCAGGACAGGGCTGGTCTCTGGGAGATACAACGAGCACACTAGCCAAGGGCACCAGGCTGGTTAGAGGTTGAGTCAGGTCTCGACCCCCTGTGCCCTGTCTTTCTCTGGACTTCATACACACTTGGACTGACCAGTGTTGTGGGTATTCAGACTCAATGAATTTGTATTTTACATGAgaatctccttttcttcttctgcaGAAATATTCAGATATACACACAGGCAGACATCCAGATGAGACAGGCAGAAttgtataaaaacaaacaaacaaacaaacaaaaacaggctCCATGCTGTAGCCTCCTACGTCAGAATTCAAAGAACAGCAACAATACAACACTTGGGCCACTTTTCAGGGTAGGAAGTCAGTTTGGAAAACTCTTTGGCTTAAAGCCCCTAAGCAGTTTATTTAGTGACACTGAGTTAGTTTTGACTCTAAAACAATTACTATGAGGATTTGACTCAAAGGTATCTGATTGAACAATTGTGTACGGTTTGTGTAAGGAATTTAGTGTATGGCTCTTCCTAGTTGTAGTATcatcaaactttttctgtaaaaggtcaAATCATCAATATtgtaggctttgtgggccataaaATCTCTGTTACAACTAATCAGCTTAGCTGAGTAGCATGAAAGCAGTCATAGTTGATATATAACCTGTGAGTGTGGCTGTGCTCCAACAAAACTTTATGCACAAAACCATGATGCAAAGTGGAGCTGGTGCAGGCTGTAGTTTTCCAATTCCTGTCCTAAGTGTTAAATTTCATGAAGTCATCCCTGAGTCGTGCTCTATTCCTAGAACCTGTGCTttgtgatgaaaaggactttAATCAATGCCGACTGAAGAAACTAACAAATAAAGGTCATTATTCAGTAGCAATGGAGTCATTAACCAATCAACCATTTCTTAAAATGTCCTGACAGAACACCCCTCTTGAACACCATGAGCATAAGACAGTTATGTCCATTTCTCATACTGTGGTTGCTCTGCTGGCCAGGGGAGGACTTTGTGAACATCATTCTCTACTAATATTTGCTAGCATTATATGGGGGTAATCTTACTGTTTCATCCCACATGTGAACACTACCTAACTCAGAGTAAGTGACACAAAAACTCACCTGGTTCTTACCCACCACACTCACACTATTTACTCTCAGTTGATCTATCCTTTGTTTGAAAGAATTAGCTCTTACCTCCTTCATAACAGAAGTATACAGACAAGAAGAGTATCTTTTCAAAATCCCTTTAACAAATCAACTCTGGGTATGGACAAATGTTTCATTCCAGAtccagtagttaaaaaaaaaagaaaagaaaagatttttggaagatctaaaataattatgatcttctctagatttttaacaTTATTAAAGAAGTGGGGCTCAGACCTTATCGTTCTCTAACTTGAAAACTTTACCATCCTTCATAGATAAtagctattgttgtttagttgctaagtcatgtacaacttttttgggaccccatagaatgtaacctgccaggctcctctgtccatgggattttccaggcaagaatactggaatgggttactatttccttctccaggagatcttactgactcaggtatcaaactcatatctcttgcactggcaggtggattctttaccactgagccaaaagcAAAGCTCAGATAATAGCTATGGTCCAgttgtgttcagttgtgtccaactctttctgattatatggactatggcccaccaggtccctctgtccatggaattttccagacaagaatgctggagtagggtgccatttcctcctccaaggaatcttcctgacccagggattgaacccacgtctcctgcattggcaggcagattctttaccactgagccacctgggaagcctgataatAGTTATAGGTTTGCTCAAAACAAACACTCCTATCTATGATAGGGTGACAATAGAGAGACTTAGAAGGATGTTCTGCTTGTGAGCAGGAACCTCTTGGTCACATGAGGAGACAGAACAACTTAAATATGGGTGATGTTGAGAAGAACAAGATTTTTCTTCAGAAGTGTGCCCAGTGCCATACTGAGAAGGGAGGCAAACATAAGACTAGGCCAAATCTCCATGATCTGCTTGGGTGAAAGACAGTTCAGCCTGTTGCGTTTTCTTACACAGATGCCAACAAGAACAAAGGCATCACCTGGGGAGAGATGCTGATGGAGTACTTGGTGAATTCCAAGAAATACATCCCTGGAACAAAAATGATCTCTGCTGGCATTacgaagggagagagggaaaacaGGATAGCTCATCTGAAAAAAGATACTAATGAGTAAATCAGACAGGCTTGTGGCTGAATGAATATGATCAGATTTTCAAATTTTGATAGTAATTCTGGTTTAGCAAGTATTATCACTCTTTCCCCCTTCTAAAGAGATGATTGAACTTGATTGAAGAATGCTAAGCTTTTCAGGGAAATGGTGAATGTTATCTCAAACCCTATGGGAGACTGACTTTGACTTTATATTCAGATTTCTATAATTgactatattaatataaatattgagAAGATCCCTTCACTGTCTCATAGAACAGAGTAAGCTTCACCTGATTTCAAGTTCTGCTCATTAGCCTGTCAAAGCAAGGGCTGAAGATACACTGACAGTGTTcactttatctttttgttttattaaattgtGCCAATttaagggcttcctgggtggctcagttggagaaggcaatggcaccccactccagtactcttgcctggaaaatcccatggacagaggagcctggtaggctgcagtccatggggtcacgaagagtcagacacaactgagcaacttcactttcatgtattggagaaggaaatggcaaccactccagtgttcttgctggagaatcccagggatggcggagcctggtgggctgctgcctatggggtcacgcagagtcaggcatgactgaagtgacttagcagcagcagcaacaagtggctcagtggtaaagaatcctctgccaaagcaggagatgcaggagacatggggttcaatccctgggttgggaaaatactctggaataggaaatggcaatccactgcagtattttgcctgagaaatcccatagatagaggagacaggtgggctgcagtccatggggtctcaaagagtctaaCATGCCTAAGCAGCAGAGTGCACACACATgccaatttaattaaaattttctgtgtaaaaatttcCTTTTACTTAATGAAAGACATTTTAGTGTGGTTTATATTTAGCATCAAATAAAGAGCATTTAACACTACTGACATTTTATAGATGATCTTTAAGATCAGAAGCTTTTAAATTCACTG
This portion of the Bos taurus isolate L1 Dominette 01449 registration number 42190680 breed Hereford chromosome 15, ARS-UCD2.0, whole genome shotgun sequence genome encodes:
- the OR52R1 gene encoding olfactory receptor 52R1, translating into MMLTSRNSSSHPVSFILLGIPGLENSQFGVAFPFCAMYVVALVGNITLLHVIRTDPTLHEPMYLFLAMLAITDLVLSISTQPKMLAIFWFHDHEIEYHACLIQLFFIHAFSSVESGLLMAMALDRYVAVCSPLHHSSILTPSVVGKLGGGVMMRGLLWVSPFCFLVSRMPFCPSRIIPQSYCEHMAVLKLVCADTRVNRAYGLFVAFSVVGFDIIVISVSYVIILRTVLGLPSGKARLKAFGTCASHICVILALYIPALFTFLTHRFGHHVPRVVHVMFAILYLLVPPMFNPIIYGVRTKQIRDRVIQGCCRKDSQLKA